One Actinomadura viridis genomic region harbors:
- a CDS encoding RDD family protein: MGNPYDPYGQQPGYGQQPGYGQQPAQPGYGQQPGYGQQPPAQPGYGQQPAQPGYGQQPGYGQQPAQPAYGQQPAQPGYQEVHHHHYGSTGQLAEWGSRAGGYLIDALIFAGPLMLLYVLTLVLASSGSGGAAALGVILMLIGWLLSIAGGLWLCYQEGTTGQTIGKRQMGIRLVSAQTGQPIGFGMAFLRKICHAADSFACYVGYFWPLWDERKQTFADKICNTIVVKS; the protein is encoded by the coding sequence GTGGGTAACCCCTACGACCCGTACGGTCAGCAGCCGGGCTACGGTCAACAGCCCGGATACGGCCAGCAGCCGGCGCAGCCCGGTTACGGCCAGCAGCCTGGGTACGGGCAGCAGCCTCCGGCGCAGCCCGGGTACGGCCAGCAGCCGGCGCAGCCGGGCTACGGCCAGCAGCCCGGGTACGGGCAGCAGCCGGCGCAGCCCGCCTATGGCCAGCAGCCGGCGCAGCCCGGGTACCAGGAAGTCCACCACCACCACTACGGGTCGACCGGCCAGCTCGCCGAGTGGGGCTCGCGCGCCGGCGGCTACCTCATCGACGCCCTGATCTTCGCCGGGCCGCTGATGCTGCTGTACGTGCTGACGCTGGTGCTCGCCAGCTCGGGCAGCGGCGGCGCCGCGGCGCTGGGCGTCATCCTCATGCTGATCGGCTGGCTGCTGTCCATCGCGGGCGGTCTGTGGCTGTGCTACCAGGAGGGCACCACCGGCCAGACCATCGGCAAGCGCCAGATGGGCATCCGCCTGGTGAGCGCCCAGACCGGGCAGCCGATCGGCTTCGGCATGGCCTTCCTGCGGAAGATCTGCCACGCCGCCGACAGCTTCGCCTGCTACGTCGGCTACTTCTGGCCGCTGTGGGACGAGCGCAAGCAGACCTTCGCCGACAAGATCTGCAACACGATCGTCGTCAAGTCCTGA
- a CDS encoding response regulator transcription factor, whose protein sequence is MIRVLIADDHPVVRQGLRTFLGIQDDIEVVGEAGDGLAAVSLAESLKPDIVLMDLKMPGADGLAALTELRARGVDARVLVLTSVTERGHVLPAVQAGAAGYLYKDVDPRALVQAIRAVHDGHVLFAPDAAEAMLRTGPAGAGDDRGPAALTEREREVLVQIARGRSNREIARTLVVSEKTVKTHVSNLLMKLGVQDRTQAALYAVRHGLAGE, encoded by the coding sequence GTGATCCGGGTGCTGATCGCCGACGACCATCCGGTGGTCCGGCAGGGGCTGCGCACCTTTCTGGGCATCCAGGACGACATCGAGGTGGTCGGCGAGGCGGGTGACGGGCTCGCCGCCGTGTCGCTGGCCGAATCGCTCAAGCCCGATATCGTGCTGATGGACCTCAAGATGCCGGGCGCCGACGGACTGGCCGCGCTGACGGAGCTGCGGGCTCGTGGGGTGGACGCGCGGGTGCTGGTGCTGACGAGCGTCACGGAACGCGGACACGTGCTTCCGGCCGTTCAGGCGGGCGCCGCCGGGTATCTCTACAAGGATGTCGACCCGCGGGCGCTCGTCCAGGCGATCAGGGCCGTCCATGATGGGCATGTCCTCTTCGCGCCGGACGCCGCCGAGGCGATGTTGCGGACGGGGCCGGCCGGCGCCGGCGACGACCGCGGTCCGGCCGCGTTGACCGAACGGGAACGGGAGGTGCTCGTGCAGATAGCGCGGGGCAGGTCCAACCGGGAGATCGCCCGCACCCTGGTGGTCTCCGAGAAGACCGTCAAGACGCATGTCAGTAACCTGCTCATGAAACTGGGAGTGCAGGATCGAACGCAGGCGGCGTTGTACGCCGTCCGCCACGGACTGGCCGGCGAGTGA
- a CDS encoding ArsR/SmtB family transcription factor: protein MGEHPADLLDRVFTAVSDPTRRAILARLADSDARVTDVAGAFPISLNSTSKHIRVLERAGLVRRNVRGREHILTLEAAPLAEAAEWIEHYRRFWSDQLASLDAFVTGRDETGEAP from the coding sequence ATGGGTGAACATCCTGCCGACCTGCTCGATCGGGTCTTCACTGCCGTCTCCGACCCCACGCGCCGCGCCATCCTGGCCCGCCTCGCCGACTCGGACGCCCGGGTGACCGATGTCGCCGGCGCCTTCCCGATCTCCCTCAACTCGACCTCGAAGCACATCCGGGTCCTGGAGAGGGCGGGACTGGTACGGCGGAACGTGCGCGGGCGCGAGCACATCCTGACCCTGGAGGCGGCACCGCTCGCCGAGGCCGCCGAATGGATCGAGCACTACCGCAGGTTCTGGAGTGATCAGCTCGCCTCGCTCGACGCCTTCGTCACCGGCCGTGACGAGACCGGGGAGGCGCCATGA
- a CDS encoding ABC transporter ATP-binding protein has product MTGEVLQLRGVGVRREGADLLSEVTWTVNENERWVILGPNGAGKTTLLQVAATLLHPTTGSAQILGEEMGRTDVFELRPRIGIASAAVAEKVPAGETVLDLVLTASYAILGRWQEEYESTDLARAAELLDALGCADLIKRRFATLSEGERKRVQIARALMPDPELLLLDEPAAGLDLGGREDLVARLARLADDPGAPTMALVTHHVEEVPDGFTHALLLRRGQVVAQGKVDEVFTPEHLSTCFGLPLAVERQDGRWYARAAR; this is encoded by the coding sequence ATGACCGGTGAGGTACTGCAGCTGCGCGGTGTGGGGGTCAGGCGTGAGGGCGCCGATCTCCTGAGCGAGGTCACATGGACCGTGAACGAGAACGAGCGCTGGGTCATCCTCGGCCCCAACGGCGCGGGCAAGACGACGTTGTTGCAGGTCGCCGCCACCTTGCTGCATCCCACCACGGGGTCGGCGCAGATCCTGGGCGAGGAGATGGGCCGGACGGACGTGTTCGAGCTGCGTCCGCGCATCGGCATCGCCAGCGCCGCCGTCGCGGAGAAGGTCCCCGCCGGTGAGACCGTCCTCGACCTGGTGCTGACGGCGTCGTACGCCATCCTGGGCCGCTGGCAGGAGGAGTACGAGTCCACCGACCTGGCGCGCGCGGCGGAGCTGCTGGACGCGCTGGGCTGCGCCGACCTCATCAAGCGGCGCTTCGCCACCCTTTCGGAGGGTGAGCGCAAGCGCGTCCAGATCGCCCGTGCCCTCATGCCCGATCCCGAGCTGCTCCTGCTCGACGAGCCCGCCGCCGGGCTCGATCTGGGCGGCCGTGAGGACCTGGTCGCCCGGCTGGCGCGGCTGGCCGACGACCCGGGGGCCCCCACGATGGCGCTGGTGACCCATCATGTGGAGGAGGTCCCGGACGGCTTCACCCATGCCCTGCTGCTGCGCCGCGGCCAGGTGGTCGCTCAGGGCAAGGTGGACGAGGTCTTCACCCCCGAGCACCTGAGCACCTGCTTCGGCCTGCCTCTCGCCGTCGAGCGGCAGGACGGCCGCTGGTACGCCCGCGCGGCCCGCTGA
- a CDS encoding SRPBCC domain-containing protein: MVPDRIEREMVLRHPAERVWAALTTAEGLSQWFGSVAEIDLRPGGRAYFRWDDLDQESVATITIVDPPHRLAFRWPIEGWPGDDAPLTLVTFTLEPVAEGTRLRLVESGFTQVADHVARSAHQANSQGWAAELGELEAYLDAAA, encoded by the coding sequence GTGGTTCCGGACAGGATCGAACGCGAGATGGTGCTGCGGCACCCCGCCGAGCGGGTGTGGGCCGCGCTGACCACCGCCGAAGGGCTGTCGCAATGGTTCGGCTCGGTGGCTGAGATCGATCTACGGCCCGGCGGGCGAGCGTATTTCCGCTGGGATGACCTCGACCAAGAATCCGTCGCCACGATCACGATCGTCGATCCACCACACCGTTTGGCGTTCAGGTGGCCAATCGAGGGCTGGCCGGGGGACGACGCGCCCCTGACGCTGGTGACCTTCACCCTGGAGCCCGTAGCGGAGGGGACCCGGCTGCGTCTTGTGGAGAGCGGGTTCACCCAGGTCGCCGACCACGTTGCCCGGTCCGCCCACCAGGCCAACAGCCAGGGATGGGCCGCAGAACTCGGCGAGCTGGAGGCCTACCTCGATGCGGCCGCCTGA
- a CDS encoding PP2C family protein-serine/threonine phosphatase, with protein MNVAIRYAAGSDIGCSRENNEDSGYAGARLIAVADGMGGYAGGEVASSTVIGSLRSLDADTPLDDLVDSLGRAVSEANEKLRIVREERPDLSRMGTTLTAMLWSGPSVALAHIGDSRGYLLRDGELFQITQDHTMDQLLNAEAEQSGGAPADPAEASRLSHVLYRVLDGRDDREPDLRLREGRLGDRYLLCSDGLSGVVDAQTIYEVLSAEADPGRAVQRLIELAREGGGPDNITGVIADVVEAEHIGEPEPPITVGAAAQTQT; from the coding sequence ATGAACGTAGCAATCAGATACGCAGCAGGCAGTGACATCGGGTGCAGCCGCGAGAACAACGAGGACTCGGGCTATGCCGGTGCGCGGTTGATCGCGGTCGCCGACGGCATGGGCGGATACGCGGGCGGCGAGGTCGCCAGCTCCACCGTCATCGGCTCGCTGCGCTCGCTGGACGCCGACACCCCGCTCGACGATCTGGTGGACAGTCTGGGCCGCGCGGTCTCGGAGGCCAACGAGAAGCTGCGCATCGTCCGTGAGGAACGGCCCGACCTGAGCCGGATGGGCACCACGCTCACCGCCATGCTCTGGTCCGGCCCGTCGGTCGCGCTCGCCCACATCGGCGACTCCCGCGGCTACCTCCTGCGCGACGGCGAGCTTTTCCAGATCACCCAGGACCACACGATGGACCAGTTGCTCAACGCCGAGGCCGAGCAGTCGGGCGGAGCCCCGGCCGACCCGGCCGAGGCGTCGCGGCTGTCCCACGTCCTCTACCGGGTCCTGGACGGCCGCGACGACCGTGAGCCCGACCTGCGCCTGCGTGAGGGCCGCCTGGGCGACCGCTACCTGCTGTGCTCGGACGGGCTGAGCGGTGTGGTGGACGCGCAGACGATCTACGAGGTGCTGTCCGCCGAGGCCGATCCCGGCCGGGCCGTCCAGCGGCTGATCGAGCTGGCCCGCGAGGGCGGCGGCCCCGACAACATCACCGGGGTCATCGCCGACGTCGTCGAGGCCGAGCACATCGGCGAGCCCGAGCCGCCCATCACCGTCGGCGCCGCCGCCCAGACGCAGACCTGA
- a CDS encoding VOC family protein, producing MLRLTDFIIDCPDTMKLAAFYAEVTGRPIKEGSTADWAGIQFGEIELAFIRVDDYRAPQWPDSEHPKQFHLDFEVDDIESEQRRVLDLGATLEQDFIGPEGYGWRVYTDPIGHPFCLCRNKGVTWTDRGPVFPRRD from the coding sequence ATGTTGCGGCTCACCGATTTCATCATCGACTGTCCGGACACGATGAAGCTGGCGGCCTTCTACGCCGAGGTGACGGGTCGCCCGATCAAGGAAGGCAGCACCGCGGACTGGGCCGGGATCCAGTTCGGTGAGATCGAACTGGCCTTCATCCGAGTGGACGACTATCGAGCCCCGCAATGGCCCGACAGCGAGCACCCCAAGCAGTTCCACCTCGACTTCGAAGTGGACGACATCGAGTCCGAGCAGCGCCGCGTCCTCGACCTCGGCGCGACGCTGGAGCAGGACTTCATCGGCCCCGAGGGGTACGGCTGGCGGGTCTACACCGATCCGATCGGCCACCCCTTCTGCCTGTGCCGCAACAAGGGCGTCACCTGGACCGACCGGGGGCCGGTCTTCCCCAGGCGCGACTAG
- a CDS encoding SRPBCC family protein, with amino-acid sequence MIHGHTVTVRREIAAPAEDLFDAWLDARSLGTWLRPSAIRETRAETDPRVGGAFRIVMVDDASSIVHSGTYREIDRPHRLVFTWSSPATRFRDSLVTVTFHASPGSTVVEIHQVGLPDEEARASHHAGWSDILRELDHANDDKTED; translated from the coding sequence ATGATCCACGGGCACACGGTGACCGTCCGCCGGGAGATCGCCGCCCCCGCCGAAGACCTCTTCGACGCGTGGCTGGACGCGCGGAGCCTCGGGACCTGGCTGAGGCCGTCCGCCATCAGGGAGACCCGCGCCGAGACCGACCCGCGGGTGGGCGGCGCGTTCCGCATCGTCATGGTCGACGACGCGTCCTCCATCGTGCACTCCGGCACCTACCGGGAGATCGACCGGCCCCACCGCCTGGTGTTCACCTGGTCCTCCCCCGCGACCCGCTTCCGGGACTCGCTCGTGACCGTGACCTTCCACGCCTCGCCCGGCTCGACCGTGGTCGAGATCCACCAGGTCGGCCTTCCGGACGAGGAGGCACGGGCCTCGCACCACGCCGGATGGTCGGACATCCTGCGCGAACTCGACCACGCCAACGACGACAAGACAGAGGACTGA
- a CDS encoding SDR family NAD(P)-dependent oxidoreductase — protein sequence MTMLEKKVAVVYGGGGSIGGAIARVFAREGAHVFVAGRTRDPLDRVVRNITENGGQAEAASVDATDEQDVRRHLDQVIERAGHLDILVNAVGVPHVQGPPLAELGVDEFMAPVDGFLRTLFVTTRSAAPHLAAQRAGVVLTFSTPGARLTGSGFLGNGVASAAVEAFSRILAGELGPDGVRVVCIRPNAIPASLGSSHVTGAFEGMAVRAGATAAEWLAGLAEQGTLLGRLPTPEDVAEYAAFAASDRARTMTGAIANLTAGTVVD from the coding sequence ATGACGATGCTGGAGAAGAAGGTCGCCGTCGTCTACGGCGGCGGAGGCTCTATCGGCGGCGCGATAGCGCGCGTCTTCGCGCGGGAGGGCGCCCACGTGTTCGTCGCCGGACGCACACGTGACCCCCTGGACCGGGTGGTGCGGAACATCACCGAGAACGGCGGCCAGGCGGAGGCGGCCTCGGTCGACGCCACCGACGAGCAGGACGTGCGCCGCCACCTGGACCAGGTGATCGAGCGGGCCGGGCACCTCGACATCCTCGTGAACGCGGTCGGCGTCCCCCACGTTCAGGGACCGCCGCTCGCCGAACTCGGCGTCGACGAGTTCATGGCACCGGTCGATGGGTTCCTGCGCACGCTCTTCGTCACCACCCGTTCGGCGGCTCCCCACCTGGCGGCCCAGCGTGCCGGCGTCGTCCTCACGTTCTCCACCCCCGGCGCGCGCCTGACGGGGAGCGGCTTCCTGGGCAACGGCGTCGCGTCGGCCGCGGTCGAGGCGTTCTCCCGCATCCTGGCGGGCGAGCTGGGCCCCGACGGGGTCCGCGTGGTCTGCATCCGGCCGAACGCGATCCCGGCCTCACTGGGCTCCTCCCACGTCACCGGCGCGTTCGAGGGCATGGCCGTCCGCGCCGGCGCGACCGCGGCCGAATGGCTCGCCGGTCTCGCGGAACAGGGCACCCTGCTCGGACGCCTGCCCACCCCTGAGGACGTGGCCGAGTACGCCGCGTTCGCCGCCTCCGACCGTGCACGGACGATGACCGGAGCCATCGCCAACCTGACCGCCGGAACCGTAGTGGACTAG
- a CDS encoding tetratricopeptide repeat protein: MADDGGWDRRSLLRGAAVVAGAAATTPLLGGAATAQARSGDADALFKAGNFEQAGRAYEEILKVDPTNVHAARRRGYVGLLANRFPEAEKYLTMALELAPSDKETNQLLGDCYIRQDKLTLSVPRWQATGKEVYAKWFAAVRGEPYQIHGDIARLPWQQMDPFPLVEGSVNGGPPKRFLPYTGAPWLGMSAKVAEEAGLRAVASQKIDYKDGTAWQYFGVLESFRLDAIELRNFPVVWTETDTPEEARDGVIGTWIFYHFLTTFDYAGRSLILRRRTPETARKVRADAARAGTKPLPLWLAREQMLHSRGSIAGSGTRVVGLSIGGSSESAAIMPEETVEQLRIRTDYDRPHETFGHSHPQLTYPCYPEEIRLGDASAQGIYSETNPKMPVAPYGFDVPATFFHPFYKPYNITLDFTDMNLYIVRGKAT, from the coding sequence GTGGCTGATGACGGAGGATGGGACCGGCGTTCGCTGTTGCGGGGTGCCGCCGTGGTGGCCGGTGCCGCCGCGACCACACCACTGCTGGGCGGGGCGGCCACGGCGCAAGCCCGTAGCGGTGACGCGGACGCGCTGTTCAAGGCCGGGAATTTCGAGCAGGCCGGCCGCGCCTATGAGGAGATCCTGAAAGTGGATCCCACCAACGTGCACGCGGCCCGCCGGCGCGGCTATGTCGGGCTGCTGGCCAACCGGTTCCCCGAGGCGGAGAAGTACCTCACGATGGCCCTCGAACTGGCGCCCAGCGACAAGGAGACCAACCAGCTCCTGGGCGACTGTTACATCCGGCAGGACAAACTCACCCTCTCCGTACCGCGCTGGCAAGCGACCGGCAAGGAGGTCTACGCCAAATGGTTCGCGGCGGTCCGCGGTGAGCCGTATCAGATCCACGGCGACATCGCGCGGCTCCCATGGCAGCAGATGGATCCGTTCCCGCTGGTGGAAGGGTCGGTCAACGGCGGGCCGCCGAAGCGCTTCCTGCCCTATACCGGCGCCCCGTGGCTGGGGATGTCAGCGAAGGTGGCCGAGGAGGCCGGGCTGCGCGCCGTGGCCAGTCAGAAGATCGATTACAAGGACGGCACCGCGTGGCAGTACTTCGGGGTGCTGGAGTCGTTCAGGCTGGACGCCATCGAACTGCGCAACTTCCCCGTGGTGTGGACGGAAACGGATACGCCCGAGGAGGCCCGGGACGGCGTCATCGGAACGTGGATCTTCTACCATTTCCTGACCACCTTCGACTACGCGGGACGGTCGCTGATCCTGCGCCGCAGGACCCCCGAGACGGCCAGGAAGGTACGCGCGGACGCCGCACGGGCGGGCACGAAGCCCTTGCCGTTGTGGCTGGCCCGTGAGCAGATGCTGCACAGCAGGGGCAGCATCGCCGGGTCCGGCACGCGGGTGGTGGGCCTGTCCATCGGCGGAAGCAGCGAGAGCGCCGCGATCATGCCCGAGGAAACGGTCGAGCAATTGCGGATCCGCACCGACTACGACCGCCCGCACGAGACTTTTGGCCACAGCCACCCACAGCTCACCTATCCCTGCTACCCGGAAGAGATCCGCCTCGGCGACGCCTCCGCCCAGGGGATCTATTCCGAAACGAACCCGAAGATGCCGGTCGCCCCTTACGGGTTCGACGTGCCGGCCACCTTCTTCCATCCCTTCTACAAGCCCTACAACATCACCCTCGACTTCACCGACATGAACCTCTACATCGTCCGCGGCAAGGCCACCTGA
- a CDS encoding DUF2752 domain-containing protein, whose product MLRVAAMATAAIGAAWIHRVNDPGVLCPLRAFTGIPCPLCGGTTVFIELGSGRPVQAVLANPVAFAGALAFAVAPLGPGNRWWALQPGTRAWVLGTALLGSELWQLARLGLLRV is encoded by the coding sequence GTGCTGCGTGTCGCCGCGATGGCCACGGCGGCCATCGGCGCGGCATGGATCCATCGTGTCAACGACCCCGGCGTGCTCTGCCCCCTCCGGGCGTTCACCGGGATCCCCTGTCCCCTCTGCGGGGGGACCACCGTGTTCATCGAGCTGGGTTCGGGCCGTCCGGTCCAGGCCGTGCTCGCGAACCCGGTGGCCTTCGCGGGCGCGCTCGCCTTCGCGGTCGCGCCGCTGGGGCCGGGGAACCGGTGGTGGGCACTCCAGCCGGGTACCCGCGCGTGGGTGCTCGGTACCGCCCTCTTGGGGTCGGAGCTGTGGCAGCTTGCCAGGCTCGGTCTCCTGCGGGTCTGA
- a CDS encoding GAF domain-containing sensor histidine kinase, translating to MSAAAYRQVTERRGRNDIGMDRYGPGAGIEHGGERADERVGERVGERVGEGDDEGTAVLHAVSSAVLAVTRHLSVHEVLQVIVRAAARLLDVRYAALGVPDEEGSFAEFVVEGVSDEDWEAIGPLPRQHGMLAAMLRDNVPMRLDDIRREPEFEGWPVAHPVLKDFLGVPIRDGSDVLGILFLANKNRREGRPRGFTADDEELLTLFAAHAAIAMTNARLYERNRELTVVAERARLARELHDAVAQKLFSLRLTARAAAALAERDPARTARELDQVERLAAEAIAELRAVIFELRPADLADGLVASLRKHVEVLDRAYETEVRFTADRPVELTEEQEAVLFRIAQEALHNALRHASARTVEVRLRALERTAVLEVADDGSGFDVTATVPGAGGDGGLGLSSMRERAESVGAALSVDASPGVGTVVRLEVAL from the coding sequence GTGAGCGCGGCGGCGTACCGGCAGGTCACGGAACGGCGAGGACGGAACGACATCGGGATGGACCGGTACGGGCCCGGCGCGGGCATCGAGCACGGCGGCGAGCGGGCCGACGAGCGGGTCGGCGAGCGGGTCGGCGAGCGGGTCGGCGAGGGGGACGACGAGGGGACCGCGGTCCTGCACGCCGTGAGTTCCGCCGTGCTCGCGGTCACCCGCCACCTCTCCGTGCACGAGGTCCTCCAGGTGATCGTCCGGGCGGCGGCACGGCTGCTGGACGTGCGCTACGCGGCCCTGGGCGTCCCCGACGAGGAGGGCTCGTTCGCCGAGTTCGTGGTCGAGGGCGTCTCCGATGAGGACTGGGAGGCCATCGGCCCGCTCCCCCGCCAGCACGGCATGCTCGCCGCGATGCTCCGCGACAACGTCCCCATGCGGCTGGACGACATCCGCCGCGAGCCCGAGTTCGAGGGGTGGCCGGTCGCGCATCCGGTGCTCAAGGACTTCCTCGGGGTGCCGATCCGGGACGGTTCGGACGTGCTCGGCATCCTGTTCCTCGCCAACAAGAACCGTCGCGAGGGGCGCCCGCGGGGGTTCACCGCCGACGACGAGGAACTGCTCACCCTCTTCGCCGCGCACGCCGCCATCGCGATGACCAACGCCCGGCTGTACGAGCGCAACCGGGAGCTGACCGTGGTCGCCGAACGCGCCCGCCTCGCCCGGGAACTGCACGACGCGGTCGCCCAGAAGCTCTTCTCGCTGCGGCTCACCGCCCGCGCGGCCGCCGCGCTGGCCGAGCGCGACCCCGCCCGTACGGCCCGGGAACTGGACCAGGTGGAACGGCTGGCGGCCGAGGCCATCGCCGAACTGCGCGCGGTGATCTTCGAGCTCCGTCCGGCCGACCTGGCCGACGGGCTGGTCGCCTCCCTCCGCAAGCACGTGGAGGTGCTGGACCGCGCCTACGAGACCGAGGTGCGCTTCACCGCCGACCGGCCCGTCGAGCTGACGGAGGAGCAGGAGGCCGTGCTGTTCCGGATCGCCCAGGAGGCGCTGCACAACGCGCTGCGGCACGCCTCGGCCCGTACCGTGGAGGTCCGCCTCCGCGCCCTGGAGCGGACGGCCGTCCTGGAGGTCGCCGACGACGGGTCCGGGTTCGACGTCACGGCCACGGTCCCGGGCGCCGGCGGCGACGGCGGGCTCGGCCTGTCCTCCATGCGGGAGCGGGCGGAGTCGGTCGGAGCGGCGCTGTCGGTCGACGCCTCGCCCGGGGTCGGCACGGTCGTGCGGCTGGAGGTGGCGCTGTGA
- a CDS encoding sulfite exporter TauE/SafE family protein, with protein sequence MNVLDAVAVFAAGVAAGGINSIVGSGSLVTFPTLVALGYPPVVANISNNLGLVPGNVSAAFGYREELRGQRDRLIRLGSASLVGALIGAVLLLSLPARAFDFIVPGLIMIALVLVIVQPRLQAWMQARREENGHRPHGGPLLWTGVLGTGVYGGYFGAAQGIVLIGLLGIAIDDDLQRLNGVKNALSAVVNGTAALLFIGVWAFGGTRINWWAVLLIALGSTLGGLLGAKVGRRIPPLILRGVIVVVGLVAIVNLLS encoded by the coding sequence TTGAACGTGCTCGACGCGGTCGCGGTGTTCGCCGCCGGGGTCGCCGCCGGAGGCATCAACAGCATCGTGGGTTCCGGCTCGCTGGTCACCTTCCCGACCCTCGTCGCGCTGGGCTATCCCCCGGTCGTGGCGAACATCTCCAACAACCTGGGCCTCGTCCCGGGGAACGTCAGCGCCGCGTTCGGGTACCGCGAGGAGCTCCGGGGGCAGCGCGACCGGCTGATACGGCTCGGCAGCGCGTCCCTGGTCGGGGCGCTGATCGGCGCGGTGCTGCTGCTCAGCCTGCCCGCCCGCGCGTTCGACTTCATCGTCCCCGGCCTCATCATGATCGCTCTGGTGCTGGTGATCGTCCAGCCCCGGCTGCAGGCGTGGATGCAGGCGCGGCGGGAGGAGAACGGGCACCGTCCGCACGGCGGCCCCCTGCTGTGGACCGGTGTCCTGGGGACGGGCGTGTACGGCGGGTACTTCGGGGCCGCCCAGGGGATCGTCCTGATCGGCCTGCTCGGCATCGCGATCGACGACGACCTGCAGCGGCTGAACGGGGTCAAGAACGCCCTGTCGGCGGTCGTCAACGGCACCGCCGCGCTGCTGTTCATCGGGGTATGGGCGTTCGGCGGCACCCGGATCAACTGGTGGGCGGTGCTGCTGATCGCGCTCGGTTCGACCCTCGGCGGCCTGCTGGGCGCCAAGGTCGGGCGCCGGATCCCGCCGCTCATCCTGCGCGGCGTGATCGTCGTCGTGGGCCTGGTGGCGATCGTCAACCTCCTGTCCTGA
- a CDS encoding ArsR/SmtB family transcription factor, producing the protein MRPPDSQEQAVAVFAALIDPTRRALLDELARAGPATVTDLARRLPISRQAVAKHLDQLAEAGLISSGKPAGRRHPYRLEPAPIRAAQIWLATLANRWDDRLTALERALDATATPTPDQGATNNEPA; encoded by the coding sequence ATGCGGCCGCCTGATTCACAGGAGCAGGCCGTCGCGGTGTTCGCGGCGCTCATCGATCCGACCCGGCGGGCGCTGCTGGACGAGCTCGCCCGCGCCGGACCCGCAACCGTCACCGATCTGGCGCGGCGGCTGCCGATCAGCCGGCAGGCAGTGGCCAAGCACCTCGATCAGCTCGCCGAAGCGGGCCTGATCAGCTCCGGTAAACCGGCCGGCCGCCGCCACCCCTACCGGTTGGAACCAGCGCCCATCCGCGCGGCCCAGATATGGCTGGCCACGCTCGCCAACAGATGGGATGACCGGCTGACCGCGCTGGAACGCGCACTGGACGCCACCGCCACCCCGACACCCGACCAAGGAGCCACCAACAATGAACCAGCCTGA
- a CDS encoding VOC family protein, whose protein sequence is MNQPEFTAGLNIAMKIPKAQYEATVAFYRDTLGFEVKEEDVSYAPTVSRTHSVRFGPNTLWLDCVDNYSQPDLWLQLHTDDLDAATAVLAGTGIRPCDEVEPLHDLESRTHWIKNPAGIVHLLAESG, encoded by the coding sequence ATGAACCAGCCTGAGTTCACCGCCGGCCTGAACATCGCCATGAAGATCCCCAAGGCGCAGTACGAGGCCACCGTGGCCTTCTACCGCGACACCCTGGGCTTCGAGGTCAAAGAGGAGGACGTTTCCTACGCCCCGACCGTCTCAAGAACCCATTCGGTGCGGTTCGGTCCTAACACGCTGTGGCTGGACTGCGTCGACAACTACAGCCAGCCCGACCTGTGGTTGCAGCTCCACACCGATGACCTGGACGCGGCGACGGCCGTACTGGCCGGCACCGGCATCCGCCCGTGTGACGAGGTCGAACCACTGCACGACCTCGAATCCAGAACCCACTGGATCAAGAACCCGGCCGGCATCGTTCACCTGCTCGCAGAATCCGGCTGA
- a CDS encoding SgcJ/EcaC family oxidoreductase, producing the protein MANEILVVGDIAPETQAAVTGVVKALEKAFNAKDPVALSEQFAHETSWTNAMGVRLDGREVIAESSAPAMKGFLRDSYARYDVVKLLELAPGVVAVNVAQAPTDSAGGPVEGVRGAALYVIAEREDGWKIVAGQNTMVQTPAA; encoded by the coding sequence ATGGCGAACGAGATCCTCGTGGTGGGAGACATCGCGCCGGAGACACAGGCTGCGGTGACGGGTGTGGTGAAGGCGCTGGAGAAGGCGTTCAACGCCAAGGACCCCGTCGCGTTGAGCGAGCAGTTCGCCCACGAGACGTCCTGGACGAACGCGATGGGTGTGCGCCTGGACGGCCGTGAGGTGATCGCCGAGTCCAGCGCTCCGGCGATGAAGGGGTTCCTGCGCGACTCGTATGCGCGCTACGACGTGGTCAAGCTGCTGGAACTCGCACCCGGGGTGGTCGCGGTGAACGTGGCGCAGGCGCCCACCGACAGCGCGGGCGGCCCCGTCGAGGGGGTGCGCGGGGCGGCGCTGTACGTGATCGCCGAGCGGGAGGACGGCTGGAAGATCGTGGCCGGCCAGAACACCATGGTCCAGACTCCGGCCGCCTGA